GGAACACCGGTAAATATGAACCAACCACTTTTTTCTTTAGTTGATACGGATAATATTTACATTCAAGCAAACTTTAACGAAACCGATTTAGGTCAGGTGCGTAAAGGTTCCAAAGTATTGGTATTTCCTAGAATGTATTTGGGAAGAAAAATGTTTCATGGTGTCATTGATTCCGATTATTGGTCGGCCAATAGGCAGTTGGTGGATAACCGCACTCAGTTACAAAATGTCATCAATGAAAATCAATGGATCTTATTACCACAAAGACTGCCGGTAATTATCCGAATCACTGATCCCGATCCCGATTACCCACTACGTCTTGGAACAAGTGCTTATGTCTATATCAAAGTTTGAGCAATGGCTTGATAAGGTTGATCCATATGCCTTACAAAGAATCACTCTTTATAAGTCTCTTGTGGTTGCGACAGTACAAGTATATGTTTATTGGTTATTTCAACCCGTCAGTTTTCTGGCTTTTTTTTCACCTTTTCTTTTGTTATCCCTCTATGAAGCGCCAGTGCTTCCGACCTTTAAAGAAAAGGAATGGTTACTGATTTTCATCGGAATTGCAGTGATCCTCATTAGCGTGTCTTTTTATCTTGTTTACCCATTCCGTGGCGTCTTTTTCTTTTTTTCAATATTTGTCTTCGCAGTAACCTATTTTTGCGTATTAAAATATTTCTATGCGTTAAAAAGTTTATCCATGCTGCTTATCGCTACTGGAGCCGTTGTTCTAAGCACTGAACCACCTGCCAATCTTGAAGTGGCGTATGGTTTTATTTCATCCACTGCGTTATCAATAACCACGACCTTAATTTGTTTGAGATTTTTTCCCAATATGTATTTGATCATATGGAATAAGGCGCTGCAAAAATTCATTTTATACCTCGAAGAGGATATTGATTCGGCCCTCAATCAAGATCGTAAGAGCCCTATAGGAGAAGAGATTCAACATTTGGGAATGGTTCGAAATTATCGGCGGCTGCTTCCCAAGAAGTACGTCATGCAAACTTATCGGGTTTCAGTATATATCCGAAATATTCAACATGCCTTGGACAATTTATATTATGAGACCAAAAATGAATTATTTTGGCATGGCGTCAAAAATAATCTCTCTCGCCTCAGACATAATATGAAAACGTATACTCCATGCGGTACACCGACCCTATATGTAGCGCCTAAAACCCAATTGCAGTTTTATATTACCCGCTGTCTGCAACTGGCCTTTCTCCGTTGGAATAGATTATGCTCACTGCGGAAAAACTAAAAAAGAAGCTTGATTACGCGCGGTTTACTCAATTGGCAATTATGTTTATGGTTGCCATGTGGGTTTATTTATTTACGACTATTCCTCACAAGTGGTGGGTTTTGCTGACCTTAATTATGGTCAGTGCGGGAATTGAACCCGGGTTAATTATTAGAAGAGCAATCCATCGTGTTGGGGGTACTTTTGCCGCATTGTTAGTTTTAATTCCCTTGATTTATCTCATGCAGGTAAATTACCGATTAATCCCCATTGTATTTATTGTCGCAATCATTGGATTAGCTGTCACGGCATTAAATACAAGACGGTACGATATCAGTGTTTTTTTCATTACTCTTGTCGTTTTTTTGCTTTTAGCACAAACAACGGACGCAAATTCCCCCGAGGGGCCATTTGAAATGGTACTGAATCGAGGGATATGTACTTTGATTGGCGTCTTTATTGTTTTGGTTGGCGATTATTTTTTATTTCAAGCCTATCGTTATTCACAAAAACTTTATTTATTTCACCAAATGATGGTATACAATTTTTTTAACGATACCATGCAGCAAATCGTCAAATGCCGATCTAAAAAAATTAATACCTTTATTTTTGTTGAACAATTGCGTGGCCAAGTCATTAAACATTGTGCGCCTATCACAATTAGTTCTGAAAACTTGAAACTTGAAGTAAAAATCAGCGCCGAAACCAAAAAAAGGGTCGACATTTTTCAAGAAACAATTTGGGATCTACGAAGGCTTATCTTTGCGTTATGCGTTTCAGAGTTTGTTTTACATTCCTCGACAACAACTGAGAAATATTTACAACAGTTTAAGATATTAATGAAGAAAGCAAAGGACAATTTTATATATACTGAAGATATTTTAGGATAGATTCTCCAGAAACATAAAATGTCACAGTCCTACGCCCCAGGATGACGGGGTTCGTGACACGTCATCCCGAACTTAGTGAGGGATCTCTAACCCGTGGCTCGTCATTACTCAAGATGAGGGAGTTGGGTAGTATCTACATTCTGTTAGTCAGTTGAGATCTATATTCACTCGGCTCTGCGGTAACCTGATTTAAAATTACTGCTCTTTTTTCGGTAATAACTCGATTCAAAATTCTTAATTCAGAAATTGCATCCGTTTTCTTTTGCTCCAAGCCAGTCACCAGCTGATTCAAATGATCAATTTTTTCAGATGTATTTGAAATTTCGGTGTCTAAATGCAACTTTTGATAATCATACTGCTCCATAGGTGAAGCACCTGCCGCTTGTCTTCCAAGAAAACGATTAGTCCTGCTGTAATCGGCAAGTACGCTATTTAATTGCGCGCGATATGCTGCTTCTAAGGTTTCTACTGTGCCATAATTATTTTGATGCACTTGTTTTCTGTTCTTAAGCCCATCCAGACGTTCTTGCGCATTTGCTAAGTCTTTATTGCAGCGATCGATTCGCTCTTCCAACTGCTCAAAATGAGGTCCGTATGAGTGGTTAATATCGAGTAATTGCTCCAAGGTCAGTTGTCTAAAATATTGTCGCAGTTCAAAAGCAGTTTTATTTGGAAATTTTGACATGGTTTACTCCATAAGGTGCAAAAAATCAAATAATATCCTTTTGTTATCCAAATAAAAAGTTCTTTTACCATTTTGGTTATTTATAAGTCTTTTCTTGATCGGAAATTATGAAAACCTGGAGTAAGTAAGGTGTTTTACAAAAAAAGGTTATTTTATTGTCTCTCGCCTAGAGTATTAGAATTATCACCATGAAGCGTGTGAATTAGATTTATTTTAATGAGCTCAGCCAAGGTCTTAGCCTTCATTTTCCGCATTACATTGGCACGATGAACTTCTACAGTGGATATGGATATATCAAGCTCATGAGCAATTTGCTTATTTAATTTTCCATCAATCACAAAATCCATCACTTGCCGCTCACGTTTGGTTAATCGTTGAAGACGTTCAAAAAAATCAGATTGAGATTGGAGGCGATAATTATACGTTTTTTTAAGCAATTTTTGCGTCACTTCAAGTAAATGCTGATGATTCACTGGTTTAAGAATAAAATCGGATGCTCCGGCTTTCATTGCACGAACAACCATTGGAATGTCACCATAACCCGTGATCATAATGACTAAAAGTTGAGTTTTTGATACATTGAGATGTTGCTCTAGTAACTCTAAGCCACTTATGACTGGCATACGCACATCAATAATCAAGCACCCTCTTTGCTTCAGATCATAATTTTCAAGAAACTCCTTCGCATTACTATAGGTGTATACGGGGATATTTACTGATTCAAATAACCAACGAAGGGCTTGGCAAAGCTCAGGATCATCATCTACGATAAAAACTGCACCATCGGTGAAATCCATCTCTATTTCCTTAGTGAATGAGTACTAAGTTGAATGCAAGTAATTCATACAACAGGATATTGCCATTCCCAAACAGAATCCAATTACAATGGATTCGTTGTCTTGATAAATCCGGTTCCTTCATCACAAAATTCACTCTTATTATAATTTTAGCAGTTTTTTTTATCTATTGTGACGCACTGAGGTTATTGCGTTTATTAGGGTTTACCTCAGCTGTGTAAACCCCATGAGTCATATTACGATAACGTTTTGAATAATAACAAAACAATTTAATTGAGCAAATAGAAAAAAACATCCATTTTTTTAGCAGGAGATTTATTTATGGAAAAAAAAGTAGCCGTTGTTACCGGTGGCACTGGAGGGATAGGCACTGCAATCTGCAGACGCCTTTCTGAGAATTATAAGGTCGTTGCCTGTTACTTTAAGAATGGCAAACCTGATGAAGTATTACAATGGCAAACCCTACAAAAAAAAGCAGGTTATAATGTTGAAATTCTCTTTGCAAATCTAGTCAATTTTTCTGATTGTGAAGCCATTACAAATTCAATTATAGAACGCTTTGGTCGTATTGATATTTTAGTAAATAACGCCGGATCTACCTGCGATGTCAGTCTAAAAAACATGGAACCACATCATTGGCAACAAGTTATTGATGCCAATTTAACCAGCACATTCAATATCACCCGTAATGTACTTCCTTTCATGATTGAAAAAAAATTCGGCCGTATCGTGAGTATTTCATCCGTTAATGGCCGAAAAGGACAATTGGGGCAATGCAATTATGCTGCTACAAAATCCGCTTTATTTGGATTCACCAAGAGTTTAGCCCTGGAAGTTGCAAATAAGGGGATCACCGTGAATACTATTTCTCCCGGTTATATTGAAACATCAATGCTGGCCACTATGAAAAAAGAAGTCATTAGCAAGATTACCAAGAGCATTCCTGTAGGACGCCTTGGAAAACCTGAAGAAATTGCCAACGCCGTATCTTTTTTAGTAAGGGAGGATGCAGGATTTATCACAGGTTCTAACCTGGATATCAATGGGGGCCAATATATGTAGCGCGGGGCATATTCGTCTATTCTTCCAACTACGGTTCCTAAAAATTCGCTCTAGTGTTTGGGTGCTTCTAAACTCATTAAGAAACATTTTATTTTTTACACTCGATTTGCTCCCTATCCCTGGACATAGCCAAGCTAAAATAGTGCCTTTTTCATTCTTTCTGTAATAAGATGAAAATAATAAAGCATTTTTTATTCAACGATAACTTTAGTATGAAATAAATAATCAACAACAATAAGGGCTGTTTTCAATTCGCTGGCTTGAGCCAAAATGCTTTGACTTTAGAGCACCGAAACGCAGCGTACAACGAATTAGTGGGTATCGGCGCACATAAAATTAAAGCATTTTGGCCAAGACAATAGAATGGTACACAGCCCCTACGTTCATTACGGTTTTTGTAGGAGATAATCATGCCAAAGCTTCATCATGATATTGAGCTCAAAGAAGTAAAAAAAGATAAGCTGCCTGATAAAGTTGCTTCCTCATTATCAAAGGGAGTCACTGAAAAAAGAATATTAAGTGATCAATTTGGGACCTATTATCTGATTAAAAAGCCAGATGTCTTAACGATAGAAGACGTATTTAAAGGATATCTTTCTGATGAGGAACTGCAAAAACCCTCCTTTGACACCATGGAGCATATTTTTTCAATTAAACTTGAAAGTGCCTTTCTGGAGATTTTAATTCCTCGAATGGCAAAAAAAATGTTTGAGGGGATTTTAGAAGTCCCTGAAAATTACCTCCATGTCGATAAAGACAAATCCATTGGTGTCATTTCAAAATTCATCAATAGTTTTTCTGAATTTTTATCGCAAAAAGAAACAGTCAAAACGGAGCCATTATTCGAACGGGAACAATTACCTAAACGTGATGATTTATCACTTACCTCTGAAGAAGCACGATTTCTAGGTCAATTGTACGCAGTAGCACTCGTTTTTAATTTATGGGATTTATTGAATTCGAAATTACTCAATTCGGGCTATTGTGTGGATAAAAATCATCAAAAGCGAGCTGCTATTGTTGATTTTGGTTGTGGAGGTACTCTAAGTTATAAAGGAAGACATGCAGATACACTGGCTTTTGATGATCCTGATTTTTCTCCAACTAAAAAAGTAGCTTATTCATTTTTTGGACAAAAATATCGTGATCATTATCGTCATGGCTATGCCTTACCCTTTGATAAATTAGTTGCCCCTCTTTTGCCTCATACGATAATTGCTGATTTATTCGATATGTCTAAAGAAGATAAAATTAGCCGCTCCATGCTTGAAGGTTTTTGTGAAGCAATTACCACAGCGGAGAAAAACATGGCTCAAGATCCTCATTTATTAGAAGACGCCTTATTCCAATCATTGAGCGCAATTACTTTAGATTCCTCGATACAAACACACGATTTGAAATCCCATTTAAATGCTGAGTTTTATGGGAAGCCAGAAAAAAACTCACATGCTTTAGTGACTATTCTTCAGCAACGTCTTCATAGCGTTAAAATGCTTCTCATGCAATTTAAAGTCGGAATATCAGCAACTGAGATTCAACAGGAAATCAGAGACTATTATTATTATTCTCAAAATTGGGTAAAACCTTAAAGGAACTGCTCCGATCATCAATCCACTCAATTGGAATTTGCTATTTTAGAATTTTGTGTGTATTAATTTAATATCGTGATGCACCATTTTTTTCTCATCTTTCTAAAATATGTGAGGCATTCTATGCTTTTTAACCCTCTTGATAATAGTTATCTTTATAATATCTATGATTTCAATATGCGTTTACTTCAGCCTTACTCCGATTATTTTGACAATATGGCGAAACGTCTTCGCAGAGTTTCTGACAATATTAATTTGCCGGTTAAAATTCCATATATGTCCAATGAAGGACAAGAGGTGTTAAAAAGAATATTGGATTCATCTTCAGGTTATTTTCGTAGGCTATCCGGTTACTCCTATATATTTCACATTATTACGAATGTTTACGATAAACCCCAATTTGATATTAATGAAGTGAAAATCCATGATGAATACTACGATGTCCAAGAAGAAATTATAAATAAAAAAAGTTTTTGCAATCTGATTCGTTTTAAAAAAGTAAATGCGGAACACCTGAATTTACCCAAATTACTCGTCGTCGCACCGATGTCCGGACACTATGCTACGTTGCTACGAGATACCGTTAAAAATTTACTTCCAATGTACGATGTCTATATTACTGACTGGAAAAATGCTCGTGATGTGCCCTTAATTGAAGGATCGTTTGATTTGGATGATTTCATCGATTACATCATTTCTTATTTTAATTTACTTGCACCCAATTTAAACGTCATGGCGGTATGTCAGCCGACAGTACCGGTTTTAGCTGCCGTTGCTCTAATGTCCACCAATAATTCACCTAACCTTCCTCGCACAGCAATATTGCTAGGGGGGCCTATTGATACGAGTCAATCACCTACTTCGGTCAATGAATTAGCGTCTTCCAGAGGAGACGATTGGTTTCAGCAAAATGTCATCTCGATTGTGCCCTCCCGTTTTCCAGGTGCAATGCGTCTGGTTTATCCTGGATTTATGCAACTTGCAGGTTTTATGAGTATGAATTTTCAACGTCATGTGGAATCACTGCAAAAAGCAGTCGATCGATATGCAGATAATCAAAAAGAAGCAGCCTTTAAGATAATCAAGTTCTACCTTGAATATTTTTCAACGATGGATTTGACTGCCGAATTTTACATGCAAACAATCAATACAGTTTTTCAAGAAAAACTATTAACAACCGGGCGCTACAAATCGCGCGGACATAATGTGCGCTTACAGGACATAAAGAATACTTCTATTCTGGCAATAGAAGGGGAACGAGATGATATCACGGGCGTAGGACAAACAAAATCGGTGCTCAGTTTGTGCAAAAATCTACCTGATTCGATGAAAAAATATTTCCTGGCTGAAGGAGTAGGTCATTATGGATTATTCAACGGCAAAAAATTCCGCAACATCATTATCCCGGAAATTCATGCCTTTACAGAAGAACATACTGATTCTTAATAAACAGGCAAAATTTTCTTCGATAATTCAATATAATTGACTCCACCGACATTAAAAATAAGCTATATTAAAGTGAGACAATCAAAAGGAACTGATATGGCTACTACAAATAATGTTGTTCATCATCATGAAAAAGAAACGTTACAACATCATCGCGGATGGCTCTTTGGTTTCGGGGTACTCCTGTTAATCTTGGGTTTTATTGGTTTAGGCATGGAAATCGCGTTAACCATAGTGAGTATGTATTTTTTTGCTGTGCTCCTCATGGTTTCCGGGCTATCACACATTGCTGATGCATTCAAATATAGGAAATGGGATGGTGCCATATGGAAAGTCTGTATTGGCATATTGTACCTCATTGGAGCAGGTATCATCCTGTATGATCCCTTGTTAGCCTCTACAATCATTACTGCGTTATTGGCTTGGACGCTTATCGTTATCGGCGTTACTCGTATTACCATGTCCATTTCATTACGACATACGACAGGCTGGGGTTGGATTTTCCTTGCAGGAGTGTGCTCCTTAATCCTTGGTATCCTAATTTTATTACATTGGCCAATGAGTGGATTATGGGTAATCGGACTGTTTATTGCAATTGATATGATAGTGAGTGGTTGGACTTATATTCTCATTGCAATTGCTCTGCGCACCTCCAAAAGGTTGCCCAGCTAAGAATCGGCGTTTTTGTTACTCATTAGACAGTGAGCATAATCTTTAATCTGATGGGCATTTTGCCCCATCAGATTTGCTTAGTCTCTACGAGAAACTCGTCAATTGACCTATCTTAATCATTCACGTGAACGTGCCTGTCCCTAACCCTACTACGGATTTTCTAAACCTTTCTAATAAGCGAAGGATTGGAACTATCTCTTTTTATAGAGCTATTTATGTAAAAAAAATCTAGAATTATAGAAAATAGGAGTGAGATATGGACAAGATTCCCAAAGAAGGTTTTATTCTTTCTATCCGTAGCCGATTAGTTATTGGCTTTGCAACGCTTTGTTTGCCTTTATTGGTATCAATTATGCTCTTGCTCCCCAAAATAAATTGCATCATGCAATTGAGCCAATTAATTAATCGCGAAAGTTTACCTCAAATTCTTGATACCCAAATTTATCAGGCCCAAGATATTCTCGAACATTGGGCAATGACTGGAGATCCCAAGGATAAAGACTCTTTTGCGCATATATGGAGAGAAATTAATGAAACTCGAAGTCAATGGAATCAGATTATGCACTCCAGCGAGCTGGATAATACTGAGTTACAGAAAAAATGGGACAAACTTCAAAACTTGTATGAGCCTCTTTATGAAATCCAAGCAAAAATAATAAATGCCCCTAGAGATCCTAATAATCCCAATAATGTAGAAAATAGTAGAAATACTACAAAGGAAATTCAAAATGCAATGATTGATATTATTGATGGTCCCTACTCTTTTGAAGAAGGAAAAAGAATAGGAGGTTTTTTTAATGAAATATCATCAGAAATTGCCAAAAGTACAAATAGAATAAATGAAAGCTTAAGTTCTTTAAAAAAATCGGCTTATGGGTTACTTGCTTTCGCCATTGCCTTAACTCTTATTGTGCCTTATGTGACCCAAAAATCGATATTAGCCGCCGTGGATTTTGCTATTGATATTGCGAAACGAATTGCTGCGGGTGAGCGTAACATTCCAATTCAACTTCGCTCAACAGGTAGACTTGGGAACTTGTTTATAGCGCTCAAGGCCATGCAAGAGGCAATTGCAGCAAATGATGAGGCGCTACGTGCGAAAGAATGGGAAACTCGAGCATTATATGAACAGCTAGTCAATTCATCAAAAAAATTCAGCGAATTCAGCAGCAAAGTTGCAGCAGGAGATCTTCAAGAGCGACTTGAACTTGATAAAGAAGACATATTGCACGATTTAGGCCGTGATTTAAATTCCATGACCGATGGTTTGGCATCCATTACTAAAAATATTACCGAAGTGAGTACGAACATAGTCACTATGGTGAACACGGTGATCACTTCTGCAGAAGAACAAGCAGAAGGTATTACCTCCCAAGCATCCGCTATTAATGAAATCAGTGCTTCACTGGAAGAAATGGATAAAAGCTCAAAACAAACCATGGAAAAAGCTCAAACGCTGCGGGAAGTAGCTAAGAATACTTATGAACAAGGGAAATTAGGTACACAATCCGTAGAACAAAGCATTTTGGGTATTAGAGCTTCAGAAGAAAAAATGAAGCTCATTGCCCAAACCATACTTGATTTAAACAATCAAACCCAACAAATCGGTGACATCACCTCAGTGGTCAATACTTTAGCGCAACAATCAAAGATGTTGGCATTGAATGCTGCAATTGAAGCATCAAAAGCTGGAGAATCTGGAAAAGGCTTTGCAGCAGTAGCGAAAGAAGTAAGAAATCTCGCCGAACAATCTGAACAATCAACCGTACAAGTACAAAAAATTCTTGAGGACATTCGTCGCGCTACTGAAAAAGCGGTTATTGTTACTGAAGAAGGGACTAAAACATTGGATTCAGGAGCAAAATTGATTGAGAATGCAGGTAAAATCATTCAAACACTGAGCCAAATGATTAATGATGCCTCTATAGCAAGTCAACACATTGAGGTAGCTATTCGTCAAGAGGCAGTCGGAATCGAGCAAATCGTTGAAAGCATGAATGAAATTAACCGCACCACCTCCACTTTTTCCAGCGGCATCAAAGAAATGATGACATTTATTCATCATTTGGACGAGATTGCCAAGCAGCTCAAAGATGATGTGGATGTGTATAAAGTTTAAAAGGTTGGATCAAAAGGACCCAACCAGCTTGTTATAATTATCTATGCCAGGTCGATCCATATCTTGTGGTACCACAATGACCGTTAAAACAACCTTTATTCACACTCGTATGGTGACAATTGCCTCCACGACAGACGGTATAACTTCGGTGATATCCCCAGGCAAAAGAGTTAGATATAAAGCCGCTCATAACGATAATCAACATAATTTTTTTTGATAACATAACCACTCCTTCTAATTAATTATCCAAAATGATTAATAAATGTGCAATATGCATGGTAAGTATAGTTTAATTTAATGAGTTTTTGCTGATCTTTGACCATCAAGGTAAAGCTACAGGTAAG
This sequence is a window from Legionella cherrii. Protein-coding genes within it:
- a CDS encoding FUSC family protein; the protein is MLTAEKLKKKLDYARFTQLAIMFMVAMWVYLFTTIPHKWWVLLTLIMVSAGIEPGLIIRRAIHRVGGTFAALLVLIPLIYLMQVNYRLIPIVFIVAIIGLAVTALNTRRYDISVFFITLVVFLLLAQTTDANSPEGPFEMVLNRGICTLIGVFIVLVGDYFLFQAYRYSQKLYLFHQMMVYNFFNDTMQQIVKCRSKKINTFIFVEQLRGQVIKHCAPITISSENLKLEVKISAETKKRVDIFQETIWDLRRLIFALCVSEFVLHSSTTTEKYLQQFKILMKKAKDNFIYTEDILG
- a CDS encoding response regulator transcription factor, which encodes MDFTDGAVFIVDDDPELCQALRWLFESVNIPVYTYSNAKEFLENYDLKQRGCLIIDVRMPVISGLELLEQHLNVSKTQLLVIMITGYGDIPMVVRAMKAGASDFILKPVNHQHLLEVTQKLLKKTYNYRLQSQSDFFERLQRLTKRERQVMDFVIDGKLNKQIAHELDISISTVEVHRANVMRKMKAKTLAELIKINLIHTLHGDNSNTLGERQ
- the phbB gene encoding acetoacetyl-CoA reductase; amino-acid sequence: MEKKVAVVTGGTGGIGTAICRRLSENYKVVACYFKNGKPDEVLQWQTLQKKAGYNVEILFANLVNFSDCEAITNSIIERFGRIDILVNNAGSTCDVSLKNMEPHHWQQVIDANLTSTFNITRNVLPFMIEKKFGRIVSISSVNGRKGQLGQCNYAATKSALFGFTKSLALEVANKGITVNTISPGYIETSMLATMKKEVISKITKSIPVGRLGKPEEIANAVSFLVREDAGFITGSNLDINGGQYM
- the phaZ gene encoding polyhydroxyalkanoate depolymerase; this translates as MLFNPLDNSYLYNIYDFNMRLLQPYSDYFDNMAKRLRRVSDNINLPVKIPYMSNEGQEVLKRILDSSSGYFRRLSGYSYIFHIITNVYDKPQFDINEVKIHDEYYDVQEEIINKKSFCNLIRFKKVNAEHLNLPKLLVVAPMSGHYATLLRDTVKNLLPMYDVYITDWKNARDVPLIEGSFDLDDFIDYIISYFNLLAPNLNVMAVCQPTVPVLAAVALMSTNNSPNLPRTAILLGGPIDTSQSPTSVNELASSRGDDWFQQNVISIVPSRFPGAMRLVYPGFMQLAGFMSMNFQRHVESLQKAVDRYADNQKEAAFKIIKFYLEYFSTMDLTAEFYMQTINTVFQEKLLTTGRYKSRGHNVRLQDIKNTSILAIEGERDDITGVGQTKSVLSLCKNLPDSMKKYFLAEGVGHYGLFNGKKFRNIIIPEIHAFTEEHTDS
- a CDS encoding HdeD family acid-resistance protein; protein product: MATTNNVVHHHEKETLQHHRGWLFGFGVLLLILGFIGLGMEIALTIVSMYFFAVLLMVSGLSHIADAFKYRKWDGAIWKVCIGILYLIGAGIILYDPLLASTIITALLAWTLIVIGVTRITMSISLRHTTGWGWIFLAGVCSLILGILILLHWPMSGLWVIGLFIAIDMIVSGWTYILIAIALRTSKRLPS
- a CDS encoding methyl-accepting chemotaxis protein, with translation MDKIPKEGFILSIRSRLVIGFATLCLPLLVSIMLLLPKINCIMQLSQLINRESLPQILDTQIYQAQDILEHWAMTGDPKDKDSFAHIWREINETRSQWNQIMHSSELDNTELQKKWDKLQNLYEPLYEIQAKIINAPRDPNNPNNVENSRNTTKEIQNAMIDIIDGPYSFEEGKRIGGFFNEISSEIAKSTNRINESLSSLKKSAYGLLAFAIALTLIVPYVTQKSILAAVDFAIDIAKRIAAGERNIPIQLRSTGRLGNLFIALKAMQEAIAANDEALRAKEWETRALYEQLVNSSKKFSEFSSKVAAGDLQERLELDKEDILHDLGRDLNSMTDGLASITKNITEVSTNIVTMVNTVITSAEEQAEGITSQASAINEISASLEEMDKSSKQTMEKAQTLREVAKNTYEQGKLGTQSVEQSILGIRASEEKMKLIAQTILDLNNQTQQIGDITSVVNTLAQQSKMLALNAAIEASKAGESGKGFAAVAKEVRNLAEQSEQSTVQVQKILEDIRRATEKAVIVTEEGTKTLDSGAKLIENAGKIIQTLSQMINDASIASQHIEVAIRQEAVGIEQIVESMNEINRTTSTFSSGIKEMMTFIHHLDEIAKQLKDDVDVYKV